A single genomic interval of Spirosoma linguale DSM 74 harbors:
- a CDS encoding hypothetical protein (KEGG: hypothetical protein): MTHNHRIDITDFCDSYNPIVKSYAVEFLSKIMSLEDIRTLLFNDVNTKTTKEIIDFADQSSDNYLSSFIYRLVGVKEIIFCRENRAQLDTNEVWKLISKSIRVIPSGLTISSIGSQGFLSIPLYKQDASLGNFDFIRLHIWDDSLDEYMDMKKCLDFSIHSHTFFAKSWIIIGKVKNDRYEYKIDSNGTHSFFEVQYNKSLNEVNQHTSKAVNKNINAILFKTSEETHFSKGNYEIEPSKLHQSGHLNSPNPSATFFSFTGKDGLGESFVIGPKDIAESEINRKMNISPIYLLDKIDTQI; the protein is encoded by the coding sequence ATGACTCATAATCATAGAATAGACATTACTGACTTTTGCGATTCTTACAATCCAATCGTAAAATCTTATGCCGTCGAATTTTTAAGCAAGATTATGTCTTTAGAGGACATCAGGACTTTATTGTTCAATGACGTTAATACGAAAACGACAAAGGAAATAATTGATTTTGCAGACCAGAGTTCAGACAACTACCTTAGTTCATTTATCTATAGGCTAGTTGGAGTAAAAGAAATTATTTTTTGTAGGGAAAATAGAGCTCAACTTGACACAAATGAAGTTTGGAAGTTGATATCAAAATCAATTAGGGTTATCCCATCAGGACTTACTATATCATCAATTGGTTCACAAGGATTTTTATCAATACCGCTATACAAACAAGACGCTTCGCTTGGAAATTTTGATTTTATAAGACTTCACATTTGGGATGATTCGCTTGATGAATATATGGATATGAAGAAATGCTTAGATTTTTCAATTCATTCCCATACATTCTTTGCAAAAAGTTGGATTATTATCGGCAAAGTAAAAAATGACAGATATGAATATAAAATAGATTCAAATGGGACACATTCTTTCTTTGAAGTTCAGTATAACAAGTCTTTAAATGAAGTTAATCAGCATACTTCTAAAGCTGTAAATAAAAATATTAACGCTATACTTTTTAAAACTAGCGAGGAAACTCATTTCTCTAAAGGAAATTATGAAATTGAACCGAGTAAACTGCATCAATCGGGTCATTTAAATTCACCTAATCCATCAGCCACATTTTTCTCTTTCACTGGAAAAGACGGTTTAGGAGAGTCTTTTGTAATAGGCCCGAAAGATATTGCTGAGTCTGAAATTAACAGGAAGATGAATATTTCGCCAATTTACCTACTTGATAAAATTGATACACAAATATGA
- a CDS encoding hypothetical protein (KEGG: sbm:Shew185_0971 hypothetical protein), with product MNLRILSHQQRLDSLYAKVALVTTPQEQMEWSKYLCVLTAGYIEESLRVLILEHAKNNSSTKIQRFIEKEISYVTNCKTERILEVLNKFDPKWSTTFESEINNNSPIDKEIKDSIDSIVSNRHLIAHGKSVGMTYTTIKRYYGYCKIAIQILENTVM from the coding sequence ATGAATCTGCGAATTCTTTCCCATCAACAACGATTAGACAGTCTATATGCTAAAGTTGCTCTTGTAACTACTCCACAAGAGCAAATGGAGTGGTCTAAGTACTTATGTGTGTTGACAGCTGGTTATATTGAAGAATCATTGAGAGTTCTTATACTAGAACATGCCAAAAATAACTCTTCAACAAAAATTCAGCGGTTTATAGAAAAAGAGATTTCATATGTTACAAATTGCAAAACAGAGAGAATTCTGGAAGTTCTAAATAAATTTGACCCTAAATGGAGTACCACATTTGAATCTGAAATCAATAATAATAGCCCTATTGACAAAGAAATAAAAGACAGCATTGATAGCATTGTCAGTAATCGCCATTTAATAGCACATGGCAAATCAGTTGGCATGACTTATACAACTATAAAAAGATATTACGGGTATTGCAAAATCGCTATTCAAATACTTGAAAATACAGTTATGTGA
- a CDS encoding protein of unknown function DUF262 (PFAM: protein of unknown function DUF262~KEGG: sbm:Shew185_0970 hypothetical protein), whose protein sequence is MEDNFELNKNSIADLRYNLNYYGADYPVDALVKRMKDEEFIFPNFQRQYVWHVDEASRFIESLLLGLPVPSIFLAKDKYSSKLIVIDGQQRLRTLQFFYEGKFPDGKAFKLKSVISELIGKTYYDLPVEDRFTLDNTIIHCLVISENEKSDSIFYLFERLNTTGTPLTNQEIRNAIYHGEFNDFLYKISQSEIWKSLYHKEEIRLEDQDLILRFIALNFELESYSGNMNEFLNRFMFHNRNFDLISRTLVEQAFFSSFNAIKEAIGEDAFYFKKTFNRPLYETLTLTVSRNHLQNKNTLAEFYKILISSDDFWLMTKSSTTSKKSIMTRIEFANHLLSQII, encoded by the coding sequence ATGGAAGATAATTTTGAGCTAAATAAAAATTCAATTGCAGATTTAAGGTATAACCTTAATTATTATGGTGCCGACTATCCTGTTGATGCATTAGTCAAAAGAATGAAGGATGAGGAGTTTATTTTTCCGAATTTCCAAAGGCAATATGTTTGGCATGTTGATGAAGCTTCAAGATTTATTGAATCTTTACTTTTGGGATTACCTGTCCCTTCAATATTTCTTGCAAAGGACAAATATTCAAGCAAATTAATTGTTATTGATGGACAGCAAAGACTAAGAACCCTTCAGTTTTTTTACGAAGGTAAATTTCCTGACGGGAAAGCGTTTAAATTAAAAAGTGTAATTTCAGAACTTATAGGAAAGACATATTATGACTTACCAGTAGAGGATAGATTTACTCTAGACAATACGATAATTCACTGTTTAGTGATTTCCGAAAACGAAAAATCGGACAGTATTTTTTATCTTTTTGAGAGGCTAAATACTACTGGAACCCCATTGACAAATCAAGAAATTAGAAATGCAATTTATCATGGAGAATTTAATGATTTTTTATACAAAATTTCTCAAAGTGAAATATGGAAGTCTTTGTATCATAAAGAAGAAATTCGACTAGAAGACCAAGACTTAATTTTAAGATTTATTGCTTTAAATTTCGAGCTGGAAAGCTATTCTGGAAACATGAATGAATTCCTGAATAGATTCATGTTTCATAACAGGAATTTTGACCTGATAAGTAGAACTTTAGTTGAACAAGCATTCTTTAGCAGTTTCAATGCAATAAAGGAAGCTATCGGAGAAGATGCTTTCTACTTTAAAAAAACTTTTAATCGTCCATTGTATGAAACTTTAACGCTAACAGTATCAAGGAATCATCTTCAAAACAAGAACACCCTTGCCGAATTTTACAAAATATTAATTAGCAGCGATGACTTTTGGCTTATGACTAAGAGCTCTACAACAAGCAAGAAAAGTATAATGACAAGGATTGAATTTGCTAACCATTTATTATCACAAATAATATAA
- a CDS encoding Glycoside hydrolase 97 (PFAM: Glycoside hydrolase 97~KEGG: sfr:Sfri_1777 alpha-glucosidase) has product MRFFTKKYLAALLSFVWVSGFAQQPISVSSPNRSIVVTAQNTPTGEVTYQVRYKGKSVIEPSGLGFVLSKPAVSLKQFTITRVDSSRTDETWKPVWGEVSQIRNHYHELILNLQDKSGSGIGLRVRFRVFDDGVGFRYEFPKQPKLTHFVVDDEKTQFKLAADHQTFWMPGDYDSNEYFYNKTKLTEVDAIAAADKEKDIALKSVIGPNAVQTPLLFKTSDGLYVSLYEAALLNYPVMHLQLDKKTLTLTAQLTPDAVGNKAYLQTPAQTPWRTLIISDKATDILASKLILNLNEPSAIADPSWIKPQKFVGMWWEMHIGKANWAKAEGKHGANTQNVKKYIDFAAKYGFNGVLVEGWNEGWEDWFGNWKEDVFDFVTPYPDYNIDSLTTYAQQKGVRLIMHHETSGSVTNYERRMDAAFQYMVKEGINTVKTGYVGRIIPRGEHHDSQWMINHYQRVAQKAAQYKIMVDSHESAHPTGLHRTYPNWMASEAARGSEFNNAPTLGITPEHTTILPFTRMLGGPMDFTPGLFRFKLNQFDSTRTTVVRTTLAKQLALYITLYSPLQMAADLPENYEKHLDAFQFIRDVPVDWDDTKVLAAEPADYVMIARKEKGAANWYVGAITDENSRDLPLDLSFLEPGKTYDAVFYRDAPTADWATNPEAYVIEKKPVTAKTKLTLHLAKGGGCAIQFVRR; this is encoded by the coding sequence ATGCGTTTTTTTACGAAAAAATACCTGGCTGCTTTGCTCAGTTTTGTCTGGGTCAGTGGCTTTGCTCAACAGCCCATTTCCGTAAGTTCGCCGAACCGGTCCATTGTCGTTACGGCCCAAAACACGCCCACGGGCGAGGTGACGTATCAGGTTCGGTACAAAGGCAAATCCGTTATTGAGCCGTCGGGCCTGGGCTTCGTGCTGAGCAAGCCTGCCGTGTCGTTGAAGCAGTTTACGATTACCCGTGTCGATTCGTCGCGGACGGACGAAACCTGGAAACCGGTTTGGGGCGAGGTGAGCCAGATTCGCAATCACTACCACGAACTTATCCTCAACCTTCAGGATAAATCCGGGTCGGGTATTGGCCTGCGAGTGCGCTTCCGGGTGTTCGACGACGGCGTTGGCTTTCGCTATGAATTCCCGAAGCAGCCTAAGCTGACCCATTTTGTGGTCGATGATGAGAAGACCCAGTTCAAGCTAGCCGCCGACCATCAGACGTTCTGGATGCCGGGCGATTATGACTCGAACGAATATTTCTACAACAAGACCAAACTGACCGAGGTCGACGCGATTGCAGCTGCGGATAAGGAAAAAGACATCGCCCTGAAGTCGGTGATCGGGCCGAATGCCGTGCAAACGCCGTTGCTGTTCAAGACCAGTGACGGCCTGTATGTGAGCCTCTACGAAGCGGCTTTGCTCAATTACCCGGTCATGCATTTGCAGCTGGACAAGAAAACCCTGACGCTTACGGCGCAGCTCACGCCCGATGCGGTGGGCAACAAGGCGTATTTGCAAACACCTGCTCAAACGCCTTGGCGGACCCTCATCATCAGCGATAAAGCCACCGACATTCTGGCGTCCAAACTCATTCTGAACCTGAACGAACCGTCGGCCATTGCCGACCCATCGTGGATAAAGCCGCAGAAATTTGTGGGGATGTGGTGGGAGATGCACATCGGCAAGGCGAACTGGGCCAAAGCCGAAGGGAAGCACGGAGCCAACACCCAGAATGTGAAGAAATACATCGACTTTGCCGCCAAATACGGTTTCAACGGTGTGCTGGTGGAAGGCTGGAATGAGGGTTGGGAAGACTGGTTTGGCAACTGGAAAGAGGATGTGTTCGATTTCGTGACGCCCTATCCCGATTACAACATCGACTCCCTGACGACCTACGCCCAGCAGAAAGGCGTTCGGCTGATTATGCACCACGAAACGTCCGGCTCGGTCACGAACTATGAACGCCGGATGGATGCCGCGTTTCAGTACATGGTGAAAGAGGGCATCAACACCGTGAAGACGGGCTACGTGGGCCGGATCATTCCGCGTGGCGAACACCACGACAGCCAGTGGATGATTAACCACTACCAACGGGTGGCGCAGAAAGCGGCTCAATACAAGATCATGGTCGACTCGCACGAGTCGGCGCATCCGACGGGCCTGCACCGGACCTACCCGAACTGGATGGCGAGTGAAGCCGCCCGGGGCAGCGAATTTAACAACGCGCCCACGCTGGGCATCACGCCCGAACACACGACCATTTTGCCGTTTACGCGAATGCTGGGTGGCCCGATGGACTTCACCCCCGGCCTGTTCCGCTTCAAGCTCAACCAGTTCGACAGCACCCGCACCACCGTTGTTCGGACTACGCTCGCCAAGCAACTGGCGCTGTACATTACGCTCTACAGCCCGCTGCAAATGGCCGCCGACTTACCCGAAAACTACGAGAAGCATCTGGATGCGTTTCAGTTTATCCGCGACGTGCCCGTCGATTGGGACGACACCAAAGTACTGGCCGCCGAACCCGCCGATTACGTCATGATTGCCCGCAAGGAAAAGGGAGCCGCCAACTGGTACGTTGGGGCCATCACCGACGAAAACAGCCGCGACCTACCCCTGGATTTGTCGTTCCTCGAACCCGGCAAAACCTACGACGCCGTCTTCTACCGCGACGCCCCCACCGCCGACTGGGCCACCAACCCCGAAGCCTATGTCATCGAAAAGAAACCCGTTACCGCTAAAACCAAACTGACGTTGCATTTGGCGAAAGGGGGCGGGTGTGCAATTCAGTTTGTAAGGCGATAG
- a CDS encoding two component, sigma54 specific, transcriptional regulator, Fis family (PFAM: sigma-54 factor interaction domain-containing protein; helix-turn-helix Fis-type; response regulator receiver; ATPase associated with various cellular activities AAA_5~SMART: response regulator receiver; AAA ATPase~KEGG: dds:Ddes_0769 two component, sigma54 specific, transcriptional regulator, fis family): MATILLIDDESRLRQLLARILQLEGYTVLEAENARAGLKILEREEVQLVISDVKLPDKNGIELSTQIKQLYPATEIIVLTAYGTISDGVTAIKNGAFDYITKGDDNDRIIPLVSRAVEKANLQFRIRQLEQQVSQRYGFERIIGRSRPVHQAIELARKVAVTDTTVLLTGETGTGKEVFAQAIHQASPRRTGPFVAINCGALGKDILESELFGHRSGAFTGASRDQKGLFAEANKGTIFLDEIGEMPLDLQAKLLRVLETHEFLRVGDTKPTKTDVRVIAATNRSLEQEASAGRFRLDLYYRLSVFQIELPALRDRRDDIPDLATQFAQQEAAKVGKRDVRLSPAFVQKLQHHSWKGNIRELKNVIERAVILADASNGILELTPDLLPYDTQQSFSSDDTTALDLATVELQHIRRVLHQTNGNKTETARLLGIGLTTLYRKLGEGE; this comes from the coding sequence TTGGCTACCATTTTACTGATTGACGATGAGTCCCGGCTTCGTCAGCTTCTCGCCCGGATTCTGCAACTCGAAGGCTATACCGTTCTGGAGGCTGAAAACGCCCGCGCTGGCCTGAAAATCCTCGAACGGGAGGAAGTGCAACTGGTCATCAGCGATGTGAAACTGCCCGATAAAAACGGCATCGAGCTTTCCACCCAGATTAAGCAACTGTACCCCGCCACCGAAATCATCGTGCTGACGGCCTATGGCACCATTTCGGACGGGGTGACGGCCATCAAAAACGGGGCCTTCGATTACATCACCAAGGGCGACGATAACGACCGGATCATTCCGCTGGTGAGTCGGGCGGTGGAAAAGGCGAACCTGCAATTTCGGATCAGGCAGCTTGAACAGCAGGTTAGTCAGCGGTACGGTTTTGAGCGGATCATTGGCCGTTCCCGACCCGTTCATCAGGCTATTGAGCTAGCCCGAAAAGTGGCCGTGACGGATACGACGGTGCTGCTTACGGGCGAAACCGGTACGGGAAAAGAAGTCTTTGCTCAGGCCATTCATCAGGCCAGTCCGCGCCGGACGGGTCCGTTCGTGGCGATCAACTGCGGGGCGTTGGGGAAAGATATTCTGGAAAGTGAACTGTTCGGCCACCGGAGCGGGGCGTTTACCGGTGCCAGCCGCGACCAGAAAGGGCTTTTCGCCGAAGCCAACAAAGGCACTATTTTTCTGGACGAAATTGGCGAAATGCCCCTCGACCTACAGGCTAAACTTCTGCGCGTACTCGAAACACATGAGTTCCTGCGGGTGGGAGATACCAAACCCACCAAAACCGATGTGCGGGTCATTGCCGCCACCAACCGAAGTCTGGAACAGGAAGCCAGCGCGGGTCGTTTCCGGCTGGATCTGTACTATCGACTGTCGGTCTTCCAGATCGAACTGCCCGCCCTCCGCGACCGGCGCGACGATATTCCAGACCTCGCCACGCAGTTTGCGCAACAAGAAGCCGCTAAAGTGGGCAAACGCGACGTCCGGCTGAGTCCGGCTTTTGTGCAGAAGCTACAGCATCACAGTTGGAAAGGTAATATTCGGGAGTTGAAGAACGTCATCGAACGGGCGGTCATCCTGGCTGACGCCAGCAACGGAATCCTCGAACTCACCCCAGATCTATTGCCTTACGACACCCAGCAGAGCTTTTCATCTGACGACACTACGGCCCTCGATCTCGCCACCGTGGAGCTACAGCACATCCGGCGGGTATTGCACCAGACCAACGGCAACAAAACCGAAACTGCCCGACTGCTGGGCATCGGTTTAACAACGCTGTACCGGAAGCTGGGGGAAGGAGAGTAG
- a CDS encoding Pyridoxal-dependent decarboxylase (PFAM: Pyridoxal-dependent decarboxylase~KEGG: spe:Spro_3049 pyridoxal-dependent decarboxylase), whose product MISPLHQDAINLDTLLERAKVESLGHLNALDILPTKGAYTTNPARDQLPQQGIGALNAFDEFNERLRNVIVASSGPRYWGYVIGGTTPASIVGDWLATAFDQCSFATAGQGDISANIEVETIQLLRQLFNLPDTYLGGFVSGATMSNFTCLSVARQWAGQQLGVDIANDGMVPGITVLSAEPHASAVKSLAMLGIGRNNVVRINYLDGNREAMDVADLEAKLQALNGQPAILISSAGTVNTVDFDDMAAIGKLKETYNFWWHVDGAFGGFAACSPAYQHLVAGWEQADSLTIDCHKWLNVPYDSAIFLMQTKHRQLHIETLQPLNSPYLGDLLTNVNYQTLVPESSRRLRALPAWFSLMAYGKEGYQQIVETNIQLAQTFGKMLSESGCFELLAPVRLNTVCFTLTNAEPEQVNSFLKTLNETGLVFMTPTVYRGRAGIRAAFVNWRTREEDVSMVFGEMVKLVE is encoded by the coding sequence ATGATCTCACCGCTACATCAGGATGCCATAAACCTGGACACCCTTCTTGAACGGGCTAAAGTCGAAAGCTTAGGCCATCTGAACGCCCTCGACATCCTGCCCACCAAAGGCGCCTATACCACCAATCCTGCGCGAGACCAGTTGCCACAACAGGGAATCGGCGCACTCAATGCGTTCGATGAATTCAATGAACGACTGCGAAACGTGATCGTGGCCTCCTCTGGCCCGCGTTATTGGGGATATGTCATTGGCGGCACTACTCCGGCATCCATCGTGGGCGACTGGCTGGCTACAGCTTTCGACCAATGTAGTTTCGCCACCGCCGGGCAGGGTGATATCTCGGCTAATATCGAAGTCGAAACGATTCAATTACTCCGCCAACTCTTCAACCTCCCCGACACCTATCTAGGCGGTTTTGTTTCGGGGGCTACCATGTCGAATTTTACCTGCCTGAGCGTGGCCCGGCAATGGGCGGGTCAGCAGTTGGGTGTTGATATTGCCAACGACGGCATGGTGCCGGGTATCACGGTGCTGTCGGCTGAGCCGCACGCATCGGCGGTGAAGTCGCTGGCCATGCTGGGTATTGGCCGGAACAATGTGGTTCGAATCAACTACCTCGACGGCAACCGGGAGGCCATGGACGTGGCTGACCTGGAAGCAAAACTACAGGCTCTCAACGGCCAGCCCGCCATCCTGATCTCCAGCGCCGGAACGGTTAACACCGTCGATTTTGACGACATGGCCGCTATTGGCAAACTGAAAGAAACGTATAATTTCTGGTGGCATGTGGATGGCGCTTTTGGCGGATTTGCTGCCTGTTCGCCCGCTTATCAGCACCTGGTAGCCGGTTGGGAGCAGGCCGACAGCCTCACCATCGACTGCCACAAATGGCTGAACGTACCCTACGACAGCGCCATTTTTCTGATGCAGACAAAACACCGTCAACTCCACATCGAAACGCTGCAACCGCTCAACAGCCCTTACCTCGGCGACTTGCTTACGAACGTAAATTACCAGACGCTGGTACCCGAAAGCTCCCGGCGGCTGCGGGCCTTACCTGCCTGGTTTAGTCTGATGGCGTACGGAAAAGAGGGGTATCAGCAGATCGTGGAAACCAACATCCAGTTGGCCCAGACCTTCGGCAAAATGCTTTCCGAAAGTGGCTGTTTTGAGTTGCTGGCCCCTGTTAGGCTAAATACCGTCTGTTTTACACTGACCAATGCCGAGCCTGAACAAGTGAACTCATTCCTGAAAACCCTGAACGAAACGGGGCTGGTTTTCATGACGCCAACCGTGTATCGGGGTCGGGCGGGTATCCGGGCCGCTTTCGTCAACTGGCGGACGAGGGAGGAGGATGTGTCGATGGTTTTTGGGGAGATGGTGAAGTTGGTGGAGTAA